A stretch of Aedes aegypti strain LVP_AGWG chromosome 2, AaegL5.0 Primary Assembly, whole genome shotgun sequence DNA encodes these proteins:
- the LOC5569118 gene encoding pyruvate dehydrogenase (acetyl-transferring) kinase, mitochondrial isoform X1: MRLFPVRMSNINKMLDFYSQFNPSPLSIKQFIDFGLNACPTKSYIFLRKELPVRLANIMKEITLLPEGLLRMPSVGLVSAWYVKSFEEVLEFEKTEPTGDNLDKFCKSLIQIRDRHSDVVQTMAQGILELKESRNGQIEPSTELSMQYFLDRLYMSRISIRMLINQHTILFGEIPQSGRHVGCIDPLCDPHMVVRDAYENARFLCDQYYLASPELEVIEHNDLEKGKPIKIVYVPSHLYHMLFELFKNSMRAVMEYHGAEDDIPPIKVTIVKGKEDICVKMSDRGGGIPRSHVDQLFKYMYSTAPQPPKSKSDLPLVPLAGYGYGLPISRLYARYFHGDLVLYSCEGYGSDAVIYLKALSDEANELLPIFNKTSSRFYKATVPTGDWSNQNSDMNSKQMNAQTRRNTTVSN, translated from the exons GTCTCAATGCATGTCCCACGAAGTCGTACATATTTCTACGTAAAGAGTTACCAGTCAGATTGGCCAACATAATGAAGGAAATCACACTTTTACCAGAGGGTCTGCTAAGGATGCCTTCGGTGGGTTTGGTCAGTGCATGGTACGTGAAAAGTTTTGAGGAAGTCCTTGAGTTTGAGAAAACAGAACCCACTGGTGACAATCTAGACAA ATTCTGCAAATCTCTCATACAAATCCGTGACCGGCATTCAGATGTCGTGCAAACCATGGCGCAGGGAATTCTAGAGCTGAAAGAATCGCGAAATGGACAAATCGAACCATCGACCGAGCTCTCAATGCAGTACTTCCTAGACCGGCTGTACATGTCACGTATTAGCATTCGAATGCTAATCAACCAACACA cGATTTTATTCGGAGAGATTCCGCAATCAGGCAGACATGTTGGATGTATTGATCCATTGTGTGATCCGCACATGGTCGTTCGAGACGCTTACGAGAATGCACGCTTTCTATGTGACCAATACTATCTTGCTAGTCCTGAATTAGAAGTGATAGAACACAACG ATCTGGAAAAGGGTAAACCTATCAAAATAGTGTACGTACCTTCTCACCTGTATCATATGCTCTTCGAGCTATTCAAAAACTCAATGCGTGCCGTAATGGAATACCATGGTGCCGAAGATGATATTCCACCCATCAAGGTCACCATTGTCAAGGGCAAAGAGGACATCTGCGTCAAAATGTCTGACCGTGGCGGTGGCATTCCCAGATCCCATGTCGATCAACTGTTCAAGTACATGTACAGCACAGCACCGCAACCGCCAAAATCAAAGTCCGACCTCCCGCTTGTCCCCTTGGCCG GTTATGGCTACGGTTTACCCATTTCAAGGCTGTATGCACGCTATTTCCATGGAGATTTGGTACTATACTCATGTGAAGGATACGGGTCTGATGCTGTGATATATTTGAAG GCACTTTCTGACGAGGCAAACGAGCTGTTGCCAATCTTCAACAAGACCAGCTCTCGTTTTTACAAGGCCACCGTGCCAACCGGAGATTGGTCAAATCAG AACTCGGATATGAACTCTAAGCAGATGAACGCCCAAACCAGACGCAACACGACAGTATCCAATTGA
- the LOC5569118 gene encoding pyruvate dehydrogenase (acetyl-transferring) kinase, mitochondrial isoform X2 yields the protein MRLFPVRMSNINKMLDFYSQFNPSPLSIKQFIDFGLNACPTKSYIFLRKELPVRLANIMKEITLLPEGLLRMPSVGLVSAWYVKSFEEVLEFEKTEPTGDNLDKFCKSLIQIRDRHSDVVQTMAQGILELKESRNGQIEPSTELSMQYFLDRLYMSRISIRMLINQHTILFGEIPQSGRHVGCIDPLCDPHMVVRDAYENARFLCDQYYLASPELEVIEHNDLEKGKPIKIVYVPSHLYHMLFELFKNSMRAVMEYHGAEDDIPPIKVTIVKGKEDICVKMSDRGGGIPRSHVDQLFKYMYSTAPQPPKSKSDLPLVPLAGYGYGLPISRLYARYFHGDLVLYSCEGYGSDAVIYLKALSDEANELLPIFNKTSSRFYKATVPTGDWSNQNQKYYSSSKKL from the exons GTCTCAATGCATGTCCCACGAAGTCGTACATATTTCTACGTAAAGAGTTACCAGTCAGATTGGCCAACATAATGAAGGAAATCACACTTTTACCAGAGGGTCTGCTAAGGATGCCTTCGGTGGGTTTGGTCAGTGCATGGTACGTGAAAAGTTTTGAGGAAGTCCTTGAGTTTGAGAAAACAGAACCCACTGGTGACAATCTAGACAA ATTCTGCAAATCTCTCATACAAATCCGTGACCGGCATTCAGATGTCGTGCAAACCATGGCGCAGGGAATTCTAGAGCTGAAAGAATCGCGAAATGGACAAATCGAACCATCGACCGAGCTCTCAATGCAGTACTTCCTAGACCGGCTGTACATGTCACGTATTAGCATTCGAATGCTAATCAACCAACACA cGATTTTATTCGGAGAGATTCCGCAATCAGGCAGACATGTTGGATGTATTGATCCATTGTGTGATCCGCACATGGTCGTTCGAGACGCTTACGAGAATGCACGCTTTCTATGTGACCAATACTATCTTGCTAGTCCTGAATTAGAAGTGATAGAACACAACG ATCTGGAAAAGGGTAAACCTATCAAAATAGTGTACGTACCTTCTCACCTGTATCATATGCTCTTCGAGCTATTCAAAAACTCAATGCGTGCCGTAATGGAATACCATGGTGCCGAAGATGATATTCCACCCATCAAGGTCACCATTGTCAAGGGCAAAGAGGACATCTGCGTCAAAATGTCTGACCGTGGCGGTGGCATTCCCAGATCCCATGTCGATCAACTGTTCAAGTACATGTACAGCACAGCACCGCAACCGCCAAAATCAAAGTCCGACCTCCCGCTTGTCCCCTTGGCCG GTTATGGCTACGGTTTACCCATTTCAAGGCTGTATGCACGCTATTTCCATGGAGATTTGGTACTATACTCATGTGAAGGATACGGGTCTGATGCTGTGATATATTTGAAG GCACTTTCTGACGAGGCAAACGAGCTGTTGCCAATCTTCAACAAGACCAGCTCTCGTTTTTACAAGGCCACCGTGCCAACCGGAGATTGGTCAAATCAG AATCAAAAATACTATTCTTCCTCAAAAAAGCTTTAG